In a genomic window of Fervidobacterium gondwanense DSM 13020:
- a CDS encoding thiamine diphosphokinase: MKASIILNGNSNGTMYITGELIVACDGGAEELRRRGIVPHVLIGDMDSISDDTLEYFESKGVKIQVYPHEKDETDFELALNYVFKHGATEVEILNWQGERIDMILAMIGLMSKYDNVTAISDNCEVGVVKAGENGDRILKAIHGEIWSFIPLCSAEFSIEGFKYKFDGDMDITSPIGVSNVALSNEVKVSVRQGKVVYVRWKKRPL; this comes from the coding sequence GTGAAGGCTTCTATTATCTTGAATGGCAATTCTAATGGCACTATGTACATAACTGGTGAGTTGATAGTTGCGTGTGATGGTGGAGCAGAAGAGCTCAGAAGAAGGGGGATTGTGCCACATGTACTCATAGGAGATATGGATTCAATATCCGACGACACTCTTGAATACTTTGAATCGAAAGGCGTCAAAATACAAGTTTATCCTCACGAGAAAGATGAAACAGACTTTGAGCTCGCACTTAATTATGTCTTTAAGCACGGAGCAACAGAGGTTGAGATACTGAATTGGCAAGGTGAAAGGATAGATATGATACTCGCAATGATCGGCCTTATGAGCAAGTACGATAACGTTACTGCGATATCGGATAATTGCGAAGTTGGCGTGGTAAAAGCAGGTGAAAACGGCGATCGTATATTAAAAGCGATACATGGCGAAATCTGGTCTTTCATACCTCTTTGCAGCGCAGAATTTTCGATCGAGGGTTTCAAATACAAATTCGACGGAGATATGGATATTACATCTCCGATAGGTGTTAGTAACGTGGCTCTCAGTAATGAAGTCAAAGTGAGTGTTAGACAAGGTAAGGTGGTGTACGTGCGTTGGAAGAAAAGACCGTTGTAA
- a CDS encoding DMT family transporter, whose translation MENLDNEISYTLKEKFIATFWLLFLTFLWGLTFPIQKLILTEEVSPFLYNAIRFWIATFLSAIIFKKSDWKRGFILGIVMALAYATQTWGLTITTSTKSGFITSLYIVIVPFFAYVFERERIKLLQAVGFIGALVGMYLLSGGISGYNFGDFLTTICGIMYALHVVLITKFSRRVSEYALLTPQFFTVALLNTIFNIFYAGGNQSSWTFSLNALFVAGFTAVTATIAAIIIQAKYQKVVGNNVSALIFVGEPIFAMLLSMLILKESLTLIQIFGVILMIMSIIAGVLNVSRNETDKR comes from the coding sequence ATGGAGAATCTTGATAACGAGATTTCTTATACACTGAAGGAAAAATTCATTGCGACTTTTTGGTTGTTGTTTTTGACGTTTTTGTGGGGTCTGACCTTTCCCATACAGAAACTCATTCTGACAGAAGAAGTCTCACCTTTTTTGTACAATGCAATCCGATTTTGGATTGCCACTTTTTTATCAGCCATAATCTTTAAAAAGTCTGATTGGAAGAGAGGTTTCATACTTGGAATTGTCATGGCGCTTGCCTATGCGACTCAAACTTGGGGATTAACGATCACTACATCTACGAAGAGTGGATTTATAACGTCTCTTTATATAGTAATAGTCCCATTTTTTGCGTATGTTTTTGAACGTGAGAGAATAAAACTTTTGCAAGCTGTAGGATTTATTGGTGCACTTGTTGGTATGTATCTATTGAGTGGTGGTATAAGCGGTTACAATTTTGGAGATTTTCTGACGACGATATGTGGCATCATGTACGCGTTACATGTGGTGCTTATAACGAAATTCTCTCGCCGGGTGAGTGAGTATGCACTTTTGACACCGCAATTTTTTACAGTAGCACTGTTGAATACAATCTTCAACATCTTCTATGCTGGTGGAAACCAATCTTCGTGGACTTTCTCTCTCAATGCACTTTTTGTTGCTGGTTTCACAGCTGTTACAGCAACGATAGCTGCGATAATAATACAAGCGAAGTATCAAAAGGTTGTTGGGAACAACGTTTCGGCACTCATATTCGTTGGAGAGCCGATATTCGCGATGCTGCTATCGATGTTGATTCTAAAAGAATCGCTCACGCTTATTCAAATCTTTGGCGTGATATTGATGATAATGTCTATAATTGCGGGGGTTTTAAATGTCAGCCGAAATGAGACAGATAAACGTTAA
- a CDS encoding SagB/ThcOx family dehydrogenase, with protein MRNNDFTDFTKARSLLKSNWEELENFKSDQQKGEPMPPFEKPIPEGVNLVELPEFKDSVVAKSTNIFEAIANRRSHRKYLKTPLTLQELSFLLWATQGVKNVTPKATFRTVPSAGARHPFETYVYVRNVEGLNEAVYRYLPIEHSLVLHRSDRYLREEIIRATLDQAFVGEAAAVFIWTAIPYRTEWRYGPASHKVILLDAGHVCQNLYIACEAIKAGTCAIAAYSQELMDKFLKLDGIDEFVVYLAPVGKVNHE; from the coding sequence ATGAGAAACAATGACTTTACAGATTTCACAAAGGCAAGATCACTTTTAAAATCAAACTGGGAAGAGCTTGAGAATTTTAAGAGCGACCAGCAAAAAGGCGAACCGATGCCGCCTTTTGAAAAGCCCATTCCTGAGGGAGTTAACTTGGTGGAATTGCCTGAATTTAAGGATAGCGTCGTAGCTAAATCAACAAACATTTTTGAGGCTATTGCTAATAGGAGAAGTCATAGAAAATACCTTAAAACACCTTTAACCCTTCAGGAACTTTCTTTTCTGTTATGGGCAACACAGGGTGTGAAGAATGTAACTCCGAAGGCCACTTTTAGAACAGTGCCATCAGCCGGAGCAAGGCATCCTTTTGAAACGTATGTATACGTCAGAAATGTGGAAGGGCTGAATGAGGCAGTTTACAGGTACTTGCCTATTGAACACAGTTTAGTCTTGCATCGATCAGATAGATACTTGCGTGAAGAAATTATACGTGCAACGCTTGATCAAGCCTTCGTTGGAGAAGCTGCGGCTGTTTTTATTTGGACCGCGATACCCTACAGAACGGAATGGAGGTATGGTCCGGCGTCTCACAAGGTGATACTCTTGGATGCAGGGCATGTCTGTCAAAATCTTTATATCGCCTGTGAGGCTATAAAAGCGGGCACTTGCGCGATTGCAGCGTACAGTCAAGAACTGATGGATAAATTCTTAAAACTTGATGGCATCGATGAATTCGTGGTTTATCTTGCGCCAGTTGGAAAGGTTAATCATGAATGA
- a CDS encoding ABC-F family ATP-binding cassette domain-containing protein, giving the protein MITISNLSISFPEKTLFQNFNVSVYPNEKIGLMGKNGCGKSTLLKAVAGTFSDYTGEISVQGKVLYMDQYRTFDARTPYEYYMKIADTPEKEKSARSILKGLGFSEEDWHRDISTFSGGEKTKLHIGRLFVEEPDFLLLDEPTNFLDIESIEFLKELLNKFRGGYIVISHDRDFLRGVCKKFWEINNERVWVFDTDFDHYHIERQRIIETQRRQVANVQREVDRLRTIIDRYKKWGREKFVKQAKSKEKMLEKMLEELENMPNLYLEEEDKKIEIPTPENTGYVVLDVKNVSWENLLRDVNFTVYNGDKIAIVGPNGSGKTTLLKIITNKINYEGNVLVGYNVKMVYLEQFVDQLDLENTVFDEIFEEMLDRPDYVIRAYAGRFGFKGEAVFKSVGELSGGERQILALAKVLLRKPNVLILDEPTNHMDLETVEALEDALKEYRGCVIMVSHDLELIRNVCNRFLTIKSGTIVEVNEPIFYSKERERAEKEKNVDFEERKKLKNQLKSMKRQMEELRTREEELYKTISEIESEMHTHTDYVKLMELMNMKDACERELLSIIEKLDELQLKVSELEGSD; this is encoded by the coding sequence ATGATAACTATTAGCAATCTTTCAATATCTTTCCCCGAAAAGACGTTGTTTCAGAATTTTAATGTGAGCGTTTATCCCAATGAAAAAATAGGCCTTATGGGTAAGAACGGATGTGGGAAGAGCACGCTTTTGAAGGCAGTTGCTGGTACTTTCAGCGATTATACAGGCGAGATATCAGTACAAGGTAAGGTTTTATACATGGACCAGTACAGAACGTTCGATGCGAGGACACCGTACGAATACTACATGAAAATCGCCGACACTCCAGAAAAGGAAAAGAGCGCACGGAGTATTTTAAAAGGGCTCGGCTTTTCAGAAGAAGATTGGCACCGTGATATTTCTACGTTCAGTGGTGGAGAAAAGACTAAATTGCACATCGGAAGGCTATTTGTGGAGGAGCCAGACTTTTTATTACTTGACGAGCCGACGAATTTTCTCGATATTGAAAGTATAGAATTTTTGAAAGAGCTATTGAATAAATTCCGTGGTGGCTATATCGTTATATCCCACGATAGAGATTTTTTGAGGGGTGTCTGCAAGAAATTTTGGGAGATAAATAACGAGCGTGTGTGGGTATTCGATACAGATTTTGACCACTACCATATCGAAAGGCAGAGAATTATAGAAACTCAAAGGCGGCAAGTTGCGAATGTGCAAAGAGAAGTGGATAGGTTGAGGACGATAATAGATAGATATAAAAAATGGGGAAGAGAGAAGTTTGTAAAACAGGCAAAGAGTAAAGAAAAGATGCTTGAAAAGATGCTCGAAGAGCTTGAAAACATGCCAAACTTGTATTTGGAGGAGGAAGATAAGAAGATAGAAATTCCAACTCCTGAGAATACTGGGTATGTTGTGCTGGATGTTAAGAACGTTTCTTGGGAAAACCTTTTGAGAGATGTCAATTTTACCGTATACAACGGTGATAAGATAGCGATAGTCGGACCTAATGGTTCGGGAAAGACGACTCTTCTTAAAATTATTACGAACAAGATAAACTATGAGGGCAACGTCTTGGTAGGCTATAATGTGAAGATGGTTTATCTTGAGCAGTTCGTCGACCAGCTTGATCTGGAAAACACGGTCTTCGATGAAATATTTGAAGAAATGCTAGACAGACCTGATTACGTTATCCGTGCCTATGCAGGCAGATTTGGTTTCAAGGGTGAGGCGGTATTTAAAAGTGTTGGTGAATTGAGCGGTGGTGAGCGCCAGATTCTTGCGCTTGCCAAGGTCTTGTTGAGAAAGCCGAACGTGCTTATCTTAGACGAGCCTACTAACCATATGGACCTCGAGACTGTTGAGGCACTCGAAGATGCGTTAAAAGAATACAGGGGCTGTGTTATAATGGTTTCACATGACTTAGAGCTCATAAGAAACGTTTGCAACAGGTTTTTGACTATCAAGAGCGGGACTATTGTCGAAGTGAATGAACCAATCTTTTATTCTAAAGAGCGCGAGAGGGCTGAGAAAGAGAAAAACGTAGATTTTGAAGAGCGTAAAAAGCTTAAGAATCAGCTCAAGAGCATGAAGAGGCAGATGGAGGAGCTGAGAACCAGAGAAGAGGAGCTTTACAAGACAATATCTGAAATTGAATCAGAAATGCATACGCATACAGATTATGTCAAACTCATGGAGCTGATGAATATGAAGGATGCTTGTGAGCGGGAGTTACTGAGTATAATTGAGAAATTAGATGAACTTCAATTAAAGGTTTCAGAACTCGAGGGTAGTGATTAA
- a CDS encoding YkvA family protein, with translation MNNSEYESEYEKYRKKAEEYINDREKTRNLLDQAAKKAKKQGPLDKIWDDIQLMFGLLGDWLSGTYKVSTGTILAILGAVIYFVTPIDAIADFIPVLGWMDDAAVFTLVINQIRAELDRYKEWKR, from the coding sequence ATGAACAATTCTGAATACGAATCTGAATATGAAAAATATAGAAAGAAAGCTGAAGAATATATAAATGATAGAGAAAAAACCAGGAATCTTTTAGATCAAGCTGCGAAAAAGGCTAAAAAACAAGGGCCTTTAGACAAAATATGGGATGATATTCAACTTATGTTTGGATTATTAGGCGATTGGTTAAGTGGAACATATAAAGTTTCAACAGGAACAATCTTAGCTATTTTGGGAGCAGTAATTTATTTTGTTACTCCCATTGACGCTATAGCAGATTTTATTCCTGTTCTTGGTTGGATGGATGATGCAGCTGTATTTACGCTAGTAATAAACCAAATTAGAGCTGAGTTGGATAGGTATAAAGAATGGAAACGGTGA
- a CDS encoding type I restriction endonuclease subunit R produces MVTKLDEEHYVENPFLFQLQRLGWKIYRQNKDNPEDTKEIISFTSSLEPEYGKSQKFRESFREVVLEEVLSESLKRINPWIEDDQISEVVRKITTPQSNSLLEANKEIHDLLLENTSVSENRKTGEKSPTVKFIDFKNPDNNSFIAISQFKVNITGTEKHIVPDIVLFVNGLPLVVVECKSPAIADPISEAITQLMRYCNRRGASEGNEKLFWYNLFVVATSNQVAKYGTITSDYEHFVEWKDPYPFSLSDVNPDGNVTSQQILIHGMLSKENLLDLLHTFTIFKEDPKSKMIKVVARYQQFRAVKKMIKRLKEGKTPDEKGGIVWHTQGSGKSLTMMFMVRELYHNPEFGNYKVVFVTDRKDLEKQLNETSRSVGFTVKLARSIQELKELLKTDTPELVMAMVHKFQERELKSEFPVLNTSPNILIMIDEAHRTQYKLLGANLRKALPNATKIAFTGTPIEKTEMTFGDYIDKYGIKQAVEDGVTVEIVYEGRVHSAELSDEEAANAKFEDVFKDADKDTKRMIMGRFTWRAYLEAEEVIRDKARDMIEHYITHIFPNGFKAQVVTVSRLAAIRYKKALEEALKEKISELEKENNSKIDLETLRKLEVGVVISGAQNDPPEYRPYTDLNEHERIIRSFKLPFDKVDENGISGNVGILVVQNMLITGFDAPVEQVMYLDNVIKGHNLLQAIARVNRVYKNKSCGFVVDYVGVLKHLKEALAIYADEDIDEISQVVRNKAKSVDELKLNHRRIEEFFEKYKIKNWRQNIDECIDILVDEEIRDEFIALVRQFNRSMDAVLPDPEALKYVHDLKILGFIKESARNRYRDDKLSIKDTSNKIRGIIEEYLHSQGIDPKIPPTPLFEDKFLEKLHKEPSKARTQELQYAIVEHIEKHWEEDPELYERFSDRLKRLLEEYKENWDVLYDELEKLRGEMKKGREVEQTFGLDPKKEMPFFGLLKSEIFGKKPVSELTDSEIDFLVNTTKDIIEIISREAQNVDFWENAVKQKRLKSHITSQLLKKISSSTLKNNDTVSEETVPYMVNSITDIVFGKRNEIAQKLIELAYHHFRK; encoded by the coding sequence ATGGTAACTAAATTGGACGAGGAACATTATGTTGAAAATCCATTCCTCTTTCAGCTTCAAAGGCTTGGATGGAAGATTTATAGGCAAAACAAAGATAACCCTGAGGATACAAAAGAAATAATATCGTTCACTTCTTCATTAGAACCTGAATATGGTAAAAGCCAAAAATTCAGAGAAAGTTTTAGAGAAGTGGTCCTTGAGGAAGTTTTAAGTGAGTCTTTAAAGAGAATAAACCCATGGATAGAAGATGACCAAATAAGTGAAGTTGTTCGAAAAATTACAACACCACAGTCAAACTCTCTTTTAGAGGCAAATAAAGAAATCCATGACTTGCTTTTAGAGAATACCTCGGTTTCTGAAAATAGAAAAACAGGAGAAAAGAGCCCAACTGTTAAGTTTATTGATTTTAAAAACCCAGACAATAATTCATTCATTGCGATATCACAGTTTAAAGTGAATATAACAGGGACTGAAAAACATATTGTTCCCGATATAGTTCTTTTTGTAAATGGTTTGCCTCTTGTGGTGGTTGAATGCAAATCTCCAGCAATTGCTGACCCAATTTCTGAAGCAATTACTCAGCTTATGCGCTATTGTAACAGACGTGGTGCAAGTGAGGGAAATGAAAAGCTTTTCTGGTACAACCTATTTGTAGTAGCTACCTCTAACCAGGTTGCGAAGTATGGTACAATAACCTCAGACTACGAGCACTTTGTTGAGTGGAAAGACCCTTATCCTTTTTCACTGTCAGACGTAAATCCAGATGGAAATGTAACAAGCCAGCAAATTTTGATTCATGGTATGCTTTCAAAAGAAAACCTTCTTGATTTGCTTCATACATTTACCATCTTTAAAGAAGATCCAAAGAGCAAAATGATTAAGGTTGTTGCAAGATATCAGCAATTTAGAGCAGTAAAGAAGATGATAAAAAGACTAAAAGAGGGCAAAACACCAGACGAAAAAGGGGGAATTGTTTGGCATACTCAAGGTTCCGGTAAATCTTTGACAATGATGTTTATGGTTCGAGAGCTTTATCACAATCCTGAGTTTGGAAACTACAAAGTTGTTTTTGTCACAGATAGAAAGGACCTTGAAAAGCAGTTAAATGAAACATCAAGAAGTGTTGGATTTACAGTTAAGTTAGCAAGAAGCATACAAGAGCTTAAAGAACTTTTAAAGACTGACACACCCGAACTTGTTATGGCTATGGTTCATAAATTTCAAGAGAGGGAATTAAAAAGTGAATTTCCCGTCCTTAATACATCACCTAATATACTAATAATGATAGATGAAGCACACAGAACCCAGTACAAGCTTCTGGGCGCAAATTTAAGAAAAGCTCTTCCAAATGCAACAAAAATAGCATTTACAGGTACACCTATAGAAAAGACGGAGATGACGTTTGGCGACTACATCGACAAGTATGGTATAAAGCAGGCAGTTGAAGATGGTGTGACTGTTGAGATTGTATATGAAGGAAGAGTACATAGCGCAGAGCTTTCAGACGAAGAGGCAGCAAATGCAAAGTTTGAAGATGTTTTCAAAGACGCTGATAAAGATACAAAAAGAATGATAATGGGAAGATTCACATGGAGAGCATATCTTGAAGCTGAAGAGGTAATCCGCGACAAAGCCAGAGATATGATAGAGCACTATATAACTCATATATTCCCAAATGGATTTAAAGCTCAAGTTGTTACAGTATCTCGTCTTGCTGCAATAAGATATAAAAAAGCACTTGAAGAGGCTCTCAAAGAAAAGATTTCTGAATTGGAAAAAGAAAATAACTCAAAAATAGATTTAGAAACATTGAGAAAGTTAGAGGTTGGTGTGGTTATTTCAGGAGCTCAGAATGACCCACCTGAGTATCGTCCTTATACTGACCTAAATGAGCACGAAAGGATAATCAGAAGTTTTAAACTTCCATTTGACAAAGTGGACGAAAATGGTATCAGCGGCAATGTTGGTATCTTAGTTGTTCAAAATATGCTAATAACTGGTTTTGATGCACCTGTTGAGCAGGTTATGTATCTTGATAATGTGATAAAAGGTCATAACTTGCTACAGGCTATTGCAAGAGTAAACAGAGTTTATAAAAATAAGTCATGTGGTTTTGTTGTAGATTATGTAGGGGTTTTGAAACATTTAAAAGAGGCACTTGCTATTTACGCAGATGAAGATATTGACGAGATTTCACAGGTAGTTAGGAACAAAGCAAAAAGCGTTGATGAATTGAAGTTGAATCACCGCAGGATTGAAGAGTTCTTTGAAAAATATAAGATTAAAAATTGGCGTCAGAATATAGACGAGTGTATTGACATTCTTGTAGATGAAGAGATTAGAGATGAATTCATAGCACTTGTAAGACAATTTAACCGTAGTATGGATGCAGTTCTTCCCGACCCAGAGGCCTTAAAATATGTACATGATTTAAAAATTCTGGGTTTTATAAAAGAATCAGCAAGGAATAGATACAGAGATGACAAACTAAGTATAAAAGATACAAGTAACAAGATAAGGGGGATTATTGAAGAGTATCTACATTCTCAAGGTATTGATCCTAAAATACCACCCACTCCGCTTTTTGAAGACAAATTTCTCGAAAAACTTCACAAGGAACCAAGTAAAGCAAGGACACAAGAACTTCAATATGCCATCGTTGAGCATATTGAGAAACATTGGGAAGAAGACCCAGAACTCTATGAAAGATTTTCTGATAGGTTGAAAAGACTACTTGAAGAATATAAAGAAAATTGGGACGTTTTGTATGATGAGCTTGAAAAATTAAGAGGAGAGATGAAAAAGGGAAGAGAAGTTGAACAAACATTTGGACTTGATCCTAAGAAAGAAATGCCATTCTTTGGTCTGCTCAAAAGTGAAATATTTGGTAAAAAACCTGTCAGTGAACTAACTGATAGCGAGATAGATTTTCTTGTTAACACGACTAAAGATATTATAGAAATAATAAGTAGAGAGGCTCAGAATGTTGATTTTTGGGAAAATGCAGTCAAACAAAAGAGGCTTAAATCTCATATAACTTCACAGTTGCTTAAGAAAATATCATCTTCTACTCTTAAAAATAATGATACTGTAAGTGAAGAGACTGTACCTTATATGGTTAATTCTATAACCGATATTGTATTCGGCAAAAGAAATGAAATAGCTCAAAAATTAATAGAACTTGCTTATCATCACTTCAGGAAGTGA
- a CDS encoding M48 family metallopeptidase — protein sequence MEDIKIEKIIRSKRKTIALQITENATLIVRAPFELDEQTIWKVINKHKKWIYKNKKEIEARDPKVLPKEFVSGEGFLYLGKYYKLHIVDGQEQPLKFENGFYLSRSALPEAKKVFIDWYKKAAYEKIIERVNWWAQKRGFKYNKVNITNAQRRWGTCSSKGNLNFSWRLIMAPLSVIDYVVVHELVHLEEKNHSKAFWTKVKMLMPDYKKYEDWLKKNGYLLKL from the coding sequence ATGGAAGACATAAAAATTGAAAAGATAATACGCTCGAAAAGAAAGACCATAGCTTTGCAGATAACAGAGAATGCAACGCTAATCGTTAGAGCACCATTTGAGTTAGATGAACAGACTATTTGGAAAGTTATAAATAAACATAAGAAATGGATTTATAAAAATAAAAAAGAGATAGAAGCAAGAGATCCAAAAGTTTTGCCCAAAGAATTTGTGAGTGGAGAAGGATTTTTATACCTTGGCAAGTATTATAAATTGCATATAGTAGATGGGCAAGAACAGCCGCTTAAATTTGAAAATGGGTTTTATCTTTCAAGAAGTGCTTTGCCAGAAGCAAAAAAGGTGTTTATAGATTGGTATAAAAAAGCTGCTTACGAGAAGATTATAGAACGGGTAAACTGGTGGGCTCAAAAAAGAGGTTTTAAATATAACAAAGTAAATATAACAAATGCCCAAAGAAGATGGGGGACTTGTTCTTCTAAAGGGAATTTAAACTTTTCTTGGCGGCTTATTATGGCCCCCCTTTCTGTTATTGATTATGTTGTTGTGCACGAACTTGTGCATCTTGAAGAAAAAAATCATAGCAAGGCCTTTTGGACAAAAGTAAAGATGCTTATGCCTGATTATAAAAAATATGAAGATTGGTTAAAAAAGAATGGGTATTTACTGAAACTCTAA
- a CDS encoding SRPBCC family protein — MSEVIGMSNQEMEFHERIKAPLEVVWKAFYNPSGWDPWFTDGMKIDEKSGEIYFRWFRLTDGQVVTDNGRIVSVIHKRLFSFWWYEYEDGYRSFVEFSFQPTDEDETIVTVKDKTFVKDESELSIRYGCAYGWGQMLLLAKLYIEKGLVVI; from the coding sequence ATGAGTGAGGTAATTGGAATGAGCAATCAAGAGATGGAATTTCACGAACGTATTAAAGCGCCATTAGAAGTAGTCTGGAAGGCGTTCTACAATCCAAGCGGTTGGGACCCATGGTTTACCGATGGGATGAAGATTGACGAAAAGAGCGGTGAAATTTATTTCAGATGGTTCAGACTCACCGATGGACAAGTTGTTACAGACAATGGCAGGATAGTTAGTGTTATTCATAAGCGCTTGTTTTCTTTCTGGTGGTATGAGTATGAAGATGGGTACAGGTCTTTTGTGGAGTTTTCTTTCCAACCAACCGATGAAGACGAGACTATAGTTACCGTCAAAGACAAGACATTTGTTAAGGACGAGAGCGAGCTCTCCATCAGGTATGGATGTGCGTATGGTTGGGGACAGATGCTCTTGCTCGCAAAGTTGTACATTGAGAAAGGGTTAGTGGTTATTTAA
- a CDS encoding GNAT family N-acetyltransferase, with amino-acid sequence MGELIYKTSNDDALQKFKIDSDDIAYFSEQKITKAQPVVLVFSVNGEDIGFVKFDLRVFNRNAYITYYVVPKYRGQGYGKAMLKKAIEFAFGEMNLHRLTAEVYAYNEKSIRLLESLGFVREGLIREAKFHDNKYWDILIMGVLKEEARRK; translated from the coding sequence ATGGGCGAACTCATTTACAAAACTTCGAATGACGATGCCTTGCAGAAATTTAAAATAGATTCAGACGATATCGCATACTTCTCAGAACAAAAAATAACAAAAGCACAACCTGTTGTGCTTGTATTTTCTGTCAATGGCGAGGACATCGGATTTGTGAAGTTCGATTTGCGAGTCTTCAATAGAAATGCCTATATAACCTACTATGTTGTTCCAAAATATAGAGGACAAGGCTATGGAAAAGCGATGTTGAAAAAAGCTATCGAATTCGCATTCGGTGAGATGAATCTGCACAGGTTGACAGCGGAAGTTTATGCGTACAATGAAAAATCTATAAGACTTCTTGAATCACTTGGTTTTGTGAGAGAAGGTTTGATAAGAGAGGCAAAATTCCATGATAATAAATATTGGGACATACTCATAATGGGAGTTCTGAAAGAAGAGGCTCGCAGGAAATAG
- a CDS encoding deoxyribonuclease IV: MNKDEIKVRELIIGAHMPIGGGFARVPKETVEIRGNAFQIFPHNPRQWQAKLPSDDDIIHFLRDVKKYNLNPEYFLCHAGYLVNIASPKEDIWKKSVELLEIEAKICNKLGIKYLNIHPGSHLGFGEKEGIERIARALNTVMKKDKNINILLENVVKKGGNIGYNYHQMREIIQLCEYEERIGLTFDTCHGFDAGYDVTSSEGLDELIKEIGSTVGIKRLKFVHLNDTKNTLGSNKDRHENIGVGNIGPKLDIFLSNPLFASLPLILETPGDNPEHAEDIAKVREIWGKINQ, translated from the coding sequence ATGAACAAAGATGAAATAAAAGTTAGAGAATTAATAATAGGAGCTCACATGCCAATCGGCGGTGGGTTTGCAAGAGTTCCAAAAGAGACGGTTGAAATACGCGGGAACGCGTTTCAAATATTTCCGCACAACCCGAGACAGTGGCAGGCAAAACTACCGTCAGATGATGATATTATCCATTTTCTGAGAGATGTGAAGAAGTACAATCTCAACCCAGAATATTTCCTTTGCCATGCCGGTTATCTTGTGAACATCGCAAGTCCGAAAGAAGACATTTGGAAAAAGTCTGTCGAGCTGCTGGAAATCGAAGCTAAGATCTGCAATAAGCTCGGCATTAAGTACCTCAATATACATCCTGGCAGTCACCTTGGGTTTGGTGAAAAGGAAGGAATAGAAAGAATAGCCCGTGCACTTAATACTGTAATGAAGAAAGACAAAAATATAAATATCCTACTTGAAAATGTTGTCAAGAAGGGTGGAAATATAGGGTATAATTACCATCAGATGAGAGAGATTATACAGCTCTGCGAGTATGAAGAGAGGATAGGGTTAACGTTTGACACATGTCACGGATTTGACGCGGGTTATGATGTGACGAGTAGTGAAGGTTTGGATGAACTGATTAAGGAAATTGGAAGCACCGTTGGTATCAAGAGGCTAAAATTCGTGCACTTGAACGATACTAAGAATACACTCGGTTCTAACAAAGATAGACACGAAAACATAGGTGTTGGAAACATAGGACCGAAATTGGATATCTTCCTCTCAAATCCCTTATTTGCAAGTTTGCCGCTTATACTCGAAACTCCGGGAGATAATCCTGAACATGCAGAGGATATAGCCAAGGTTAGAGAGATATGGGGAAAAATAAACCAATAA